A part of Vespa crabro chromosome 20, iyVesCrab1.2, whole genome shotgun sequence genomic DNA contains:
- the LOC124431098 gene encoding RNA-binding protein 28-like: MAPRNINSLKNKDIYKQNRRKKRARIIIRNLPFQITENNLKEYFGQYGKIEEVKLLIKPDGKPIGCGFIQFDHVQSAAKAIHYANLKPIQGRSIVVDWAIPKHKFNKNTTEDIKDVNNVDINIKEESDDSDNDDKSIIEPIEEINLSNNSIESMDVSDKEDEEDMEDSSEEEKQDVKDEEITEEFLEEKVNDEDEKMTKNKKCISNDVHEGKTVFLKNVPFSVKNEELKKYMEQFGPVYYALICIDSLTEHSKGTAFVKFKNIEDAEKCLSAGTELRLRDAILEAHRALHKNDITNKNNLKRQKEKDSRNLYLIKEGVIIAGSPAAVGVSVTDMAKRLQLERWKSQILRNLNMFVSRVRLVVQNLPASLDDVKLRLIFKKYAGSKAIIKEARIMRDLKNIDSNGIGKSKEYGFVTFTKHEDALKALRAINNNPNIFTPHKRPIVAFSIENRIMVNAKQRRIQKSQARNPLYSGNKDQGQNKEHPMEETKVVAKNELANDKKSFSGIKSKPGETKIRSKFNLKNQSILHSKVIKKEKKAVKHDHSRKTKLERAKKELKTKQIAKRGNVEDANFNKLVNSYKSKLLALGPTRSKWYDTS; the protein is encoded by the exons TCGaagaagtaaaattattaattaaacctGATGGAAAACCCATTGGATGTGGATTCATTCAATTCGATCACGTGCAGAGTGCGGCAAAAGCAATACATTATGCAAACTTGAAGCCAATTCAAGGTAGATCTATTGTTGTCGATTGGGCAATACCTaaacataaatttaataaaaatacaacagaagatattaaagacgtaaataatgttgatattaacattaaggAAGAATCAGATGATTCTGACAACGatgataaatcaataatagaacctattgaagaaataaacttatcaaataattcaattgaaaGTATGGATGT TTCGgataaagaagatgaagaggatATGGAAGATTCATCAGAGGAGGAAAAACAAGATGTAAAGGATGAGGAAATAACAGAAGAATTCttggaagaaaaagtaaatgatgaagatgaaaaaatgacaaagaataaaaaatgtatatctaATGACGTTCACGAAGGAAAAActgtatttttgaaaaatgtacCATTTTCTGTGAAAAATGAAGAACTTAAAAAGTATATGGAACAGTTTGGTCCAGTTTATTATGCTCTTATTTGTATAGACTCTTTAACAGAACATTCTAAAGGAACGGCTTTTGTTAAATTCAAG AATATAGAAGATGCTGAAAAATGCTTATCAGCTGGAACAGAATTACGTTTACGTGATGCTATTCTAGAAGCACATAGAGCTcttcataaaaatgatattacgaataaaaataatttgaaacgtcaaaaagagaaagattcaaggaatttatatcttataaaagAAGGag taATAATCGCTGGAAGTCCAGCTGCAGTAGGCGTATCAGTTACAGATATGGCAAAACGATTACAACTTGAACGTTGGAAATCTCAGATATTGCGTAATTTGAACATGTTTGTTTCAAGGGTGCGCCTAGTTGTTCAAAATTTACCAGCATCATTAGATGATGTTAAACTTAGgctaatttttaaaaagtatgCTGGTTCTAAGGCAATTATTAAAgag gcAAGAATTATgcgtgatttaaaaaatatagactCAAATGGTATAGGAAAGTCTAAAGAATATGGATTCGTAACATTTACCAAACACGAAGATGCTCTTAAAGCTTTACGagctataaataataatccaaaTATTTTTACTCCTCACAAG aggCCAATAGTTGCCTTTTCCATTGAAAATCGTATCATGGTGAATGCCAAACAAAGAAGAATTCAAAAGAGTCAAGCACGAAATCCTCTTTATTCAGGAAATAAAGATCAGGGGCAAAATAAAGAGCATCCAATGGAAGAAACAAAAGTCGTAGCCAAGAATGAATTggcgaatgataaaaaatcattCTCAGGCATTAAAAGTAAGCCTGGAGAAACAAAGATTAGATCAAAATTCAACTTGAAAAATCAAAGTATCCTGCAcagtaaagtaataaaaaaagagaaaaaggcagTGAAACATGATCAcagtagaaaaacaaaactagAAAGGGCAAAGAAAGAGTTGAAG accaAGCAAATTGCCAAGAGGGGCAACGTGGAAGATGCAAACTTCAATAAACTCGTAAACagttataaaagtaaattattagCATTAGGACCAACCAGATCGAAATGGTACGAtacttcataa